In Dryobates pubescens isolate bDryPub1 chromosome 8, bDryPub1.pri, whole genome shotgun sequence, a genomic segment contains:
- the CD200R1 gene encoding cell surface glycoprotein CD200 receptor 1, giving the protein MKIAGKTLCVFVLLTITKAARTAGIKTVSVTVGNDSVLTCPPNSNVTMVTWKIMPKVGGACALGYRADQNKTDRTNCSDSMNWKFTPDCNPALEIQQVEITHEGKYICEVVTTDGNFDKKYHLIVLVPPRLTLSCDVEGNPVCEAAAGKPAAQISWVPESNSSPENKSHDNETVTVLSRFTAESTNLTNTTCIVSHLAGNQSKSITCHPSDSSNNLHIYIPLCFLSILALLAVIYSFKLHSDRLCHRTEPPETDPVHFPEDDTTEVEPYTTYVQKENTVYCSVSDLTLGQNILHGLSPAR; this is encoded by the exons ATGAAGATTGCTGGGAAGACTCTGTGTGTTTTTGTGCTGCTCACCATCACCAAGGCTGCAAGAACAGCAG GGATCAAAACAGTGTCAGTGACAGTAGGTAACGACTCTGTGCTCACCTGTCCTCCCAATTCAAATGTAACTATGGTAACGTGGAAAATAATGCCCAAGGTCGGAGGTGCCTGTGCCTTGGGATACAGGGCTGATCAGAACAAGACAGACAGAACAAACTGCAGTGACAGCATGAACTGGAAATTCACACCAGATTGCAATCCTGCCCTTGAGATACAGCAAGTGGAAATAACTCATGAGGGAAAATACATCTGTGAAGTTGTAACAACAGATGGGAATTTTGACAAGAAGTACCACCTGATCGTGCTGG TCCCCCCGAGATTGACCCTGTCCTGCGATGTTGAAGGGAACCCTGTGTGTGAGGCAGCGGCAGGCAAGCCGGCTGCTCAGATCTCCTGGGTCCCAGAGAGCAACTCCAGCCCCGAGAATAAAAGCCATGACAATGAGACAGTGACTGTTCTCAGCAGGTTCACAGCAGAGAGCACCAACTTGACTAATACAACCTGCATTGTATCCCACCTAGCTGGGAACCAGAGCAAGTCCATAACCTGTCATCCCTCAG ATAGCAGCAATAACCTGCACATCTACATCCCTCTCTGTTTCCTGAGCATTCTCGCCCTCCTGGCTGTCATTTACTCTTTTAAGCTCCACAGTGATAG acTGTGCCACAGAACTGAACCTCCTGAAACAGACCCTGTGCATTTCCCAGAG gATGACACAACAGAAGTGGAACCATATACTACTTAtgtgcagaaggaaaacacagtttACTGCTCAGTGTCTGACCTGACATTGGGGCAGAATATTCTACATGGACTGTCACCAGCAAGGTGA